The Caballeronia sp. SL2Y3 genome includes a window with the following:
- the hemL gene encoding glutamate-1-semialdehyde 2,1-aminomutase has protein sequence MSKNQALFERAQRTIPGGVNSPVRAFRSVGGTPRFIERAQGPYFWDAEGKRYIDYIGSWGPMIVGHVHPEVLEAVQRVLADGFSFGAPTEAEIEIAEEICKLVPSIEQVRMVSSGTEATMSALRLARGFTNRSRIVKFEGCYHGHADSLLVKAGSGLLTFGNPTSAGVPADIAKHTTVLEYNNVEQLNEAFAAFGAEIASVIVEPVAGNMNLVRATPEFLNALRERCNEYGSVLIFDEVMCGFRVALGGAQQVYGIQPDLTCLGKVIGGGMPAAAFGGRRDIMAHLAPLGGVYQAGTLSGNPIAVAAGLKTLQIIQREGFYDDLAKKTRKLVDGLTAAARQAKVPFCADSIGGMFGLYFMDSVPGSFAQIAKGDTKRFNAFFHAMLDAGVYFAPSAFEAGFVSSAHDDAVLDATLDAARGAFASLAV, from the coding sequence ATGTCCAAGAACCAAGCCCTCTTCGAACGCGCTCAGCGAACCATTCCCGGCGGCGTGAATTCGCCGGTGCGGGCGTTTCGCTCGGTCGGCGGCACGCCCCGCTTCATCGAGCGCGCGCAAGGCCCGTACTTCTGGGATGCCGAAGGCAAACGCTATATCGACTACATCGGCTCGTGGGGGCCGATGATCGTCGGCCATGTGCACCCGGAAGTGCTCGAAGCGGTGCAGCGCGTGCTCGCGGACGGCTTCTCGTTCGGCGCGCCGACCGAAGCTGAAATCGAGATCGCGGAGGAAATCTGCAAGCTCGTGCCGTCGATCGAACAGGTGCGCATGGTGTCTTCCGGCACCGAAGCGACGATGAGCGCGCTGCGTCTTGCACGCGGGTTCACGAACCGCAGCCGCATCGTGAAGTTCGAGGGCTGCTATCACGGCCACGCGGACAGCCTGCTGGTGAAGGCGGGCTCGGGCCTGCTGACTTTCGGCAATCCGACGTCGGCGGGCGTGCCCGCGGACATCGCCAAGCACACGACGGTGCTCGAATACAACAACGTCGAGCAACTCAACGAGGCGTTCGCTGCGTTCGGCGCGGAGATCGCGTCGGTGATCGTGGAGCCGGTCGCGGGCAACATGAACCTCGTGCGCGCGACGCCCGAGTTCCTGAACGCGCTGCGTGAACGCTGCAACGAGTACGGCTCCGTGCTGATTTTCGACGAAGTGATGTGCGGGTTTCGCGTCGCGCTCGGCGGCGCGCAGCAGGTGTACGGCATCCAGCCGGACCTGACGTGCCTCGGCAAGGTCATCGGCGGCGGCATGCCGGCGGCGGCATTCGGCGGACGACGCGACATCATGGCGCATCTCGCGCCGCTCGGCGGCGTCTATCAGGCGGGCACGCTCTCGGGCAATCCCATCGCGGTCGCGGCGGGTCTGAAGACATTGCAGATCATCCAGCGCGAAGGCTTCTACGACGACCTCGCAAAGAAGACGCGCAAGCTCGTCGACGGGCTGACTGCCGCCGCCCGCCAAGCGAAAGTGCCCTTCTGCGCCGACTCCATCGGCGGCATGTTCGGCCTGTACTTCATGGATTCCGTGCCGGGCAGCTTCGCGCAGATCGCGAAGGGCGACACCAAGCGCTTCAACGCGTTCTTCCACGCGATGCTCGATGCCGGCGTGTACTTCGCGCCGTCCGCGTTCGAAGCGGGGTTCGTGTCCAGCGCCCACGACGACGCCGTGCTCGACGCGACGCTCGACGCCGCGCGTGGCGCGTTCGCGTCGCTCGCGGTTTAA